The genomic window TGTAACATATGCTTGCATCATTGATCTTTTCATAACGAATCCTCCCTATACTCCCACTTTAGATAAATCATATCAACGAGTTGTTTTCCGTTTTCAAATATCGGGTGGTCATAGTTGTCCGTAAAAAAGTTTTTTATTCGATGTGATTCCGTAAAGCCACATTTATGATAAAAACTAAGTATATCAGAGGTGTCTCCAGTTCCTACAAGCATAGTTTTACAATCGGGATAATAGGAAAACAGAAACTCTATCAGTCTTTTGCCGTAGCCTTTACGTTGGTAATCAGCCATGACCGCAATGTTTTTGAGTTCATAAATACCATCCGCTTCTTTTGTAATCACGCATTCAGCTTTTATACCGCCGTCATCTAAAATAAACATTTCACCGCGTTCGAGATATTTATCTACCATATTTTCTTGCTCGTCTGCTAACAATAACAAGTCAATGTATTGTTTTTTGTCTTCCATTACTTTCCTTATCTCCATAACGATCCTCCTATAAATTCCTACTTAGCTGCATGTTACAGGCATTATATGTCGTATTTCAAATCTTATAGTCAATTTTTTCAAATCCGCAACAGGACGTGGCGTCCTCTGCTTCATCTGTTAAAATAGAGTGACCCCTAATTAGCCAAAGCGAACTTGAGTGCATTGTTATACATTGTACTTCACGGAAACATCCTAGTAAATAATTCTCTGAAAAAACATCACTATGTCATTAAGTATCTCTTCATTAATTGTATGTCCTATACCTTCATACATCACTAACTCTGCAGGTACTTCCACTTCTTCATAAATCCCTTTAGATATTTCCCATCTTTCATGCATATCCCCACCTAGTACATTTAATATTAGTTTCCTTTCTTCATCACTAAATGCATCATCATAAGGTAGAGTATCATTTTCATCTTCGCTTCCCATATATATGTACTGAGCAACATCCGAATATGCAGTTAAATCAAATTCCACTCCCGTAATCTCTTTTAAATCATATATTCCAATTGGATAGATTAATTGATATTCCATCAGATTTTCAATTGGCAAAATAGGCATACAGTTGACGCCTCCTGCAGCAACTCCTTTTACTCTTTTAGGATGAATTGCAGCAAATCTATTAACAAAATTCCCAGATGCAGAAAATCCTGTCATTAATACTTCATCCCATATCTTTATCCCTCTTTTTTTAAGAAGTTTTTTCGTATTATCAAGCATGCCTATCAGCTGCAAATCAATTCTTCCTAAATCTCCTTCTTTGTTCATAAGAGAATCTCTATCTAAAGCATGGGTGTACATCTCCCACTTGCTTTTAGGTCTGTCAAAAACAGGTACTAACAATGGTATCTTTAGCTCTTTAGCGATTTGCACACTTAGGCCACCCTTTATCTTTTCAATTACATCTGCTTCATGCACTTTATGATCATCACTAACTGTTCCAGTGTTATTAGGTTCTACCAGCAAATAGTTGATATTTTCTCTATCAATATTATGTGGAATATACAAATAATAGTTTGTATAGAATCCTAAGTCACTATCTGCTTTAACTTCTATTATTTGATCTTTATTACCAATTATTTTAATTATGAGAATTATGATAATAGATATTAATATTGATAGCAAGCCAATTATAGTTATCAGTTTTCTACTCATTTTATTCCTCCAATTGGATAGTGAATTATTGCGTATAACATCTCCGTATTCAAGATGCCATAGACACTTAGCCAGACTTAGCTTAGTGTCTATGGCATCTTGAACACATTGTTAGGCGGTTGATACTATGGATCCTTACTAAAGTCAAAGCAATAACTATCATCTCTACTTAATGATTGATATCATTCTACTTCTTTTGCATATTTAAACATTGTTAGTATATCTGAATGCTTGTATTCTCCTACCTTAATATATCCCATCTTTTGATAAAAATAATGATTTCTTACACTCTCAAACGGAGTAATCAATTCCCATTTTTTAGCTTTAGTATTATCTTTTTCGATAAATTCAATGGCTTTCTGACCTATTCCAAGATTATGGAATTCTGGAACAATACACAAAACTCTTAAATAATAATTTTCTTCATCTATTTTACGAATTATTATGTCCCCAACTATCTCACAACTACATTCAATAACATAAACTATACAATTACTTATGTAATTAAACATGTCTTCTTTTGATTCGTTATAAGACGGGCATTCATTATACTTTATATAATCCTCATGAAAACTTCTATTTTGCACCTCAATTAACTTATCTATATCCTCAATAACTGCCCTTCTAAAATTTATATTCATCAGAATGTGCCCTTTCTTAATCATAGTATTATCTATCACCTAATGTCCCGGCACACAAGATGTTTCTCAGGACTAGATAGCTCTTATCTTAAGCTGAGGAATGTGCTTTGGCTACAACTTCTAAAAAGGGGTAACCCTAATCAGTCAAAACGAACTTGAGTGCATTATTAGGTGATGTAGCATCCAAAAAACACCAATCAAAATAGTTTGTATGCTCAAGCTTTATAGTCGTAAAATAGAAATCTTACAATTACCTTTAAGGTCGAATTCTTCAATCTCATAATCTAGCGCTCCCTCTCTATATATGGCTTCATATATATTAGCTATATCCTCAAGTTTTCCTGTATAAGTCCTCCATCCATGATCTGGCAGTTCTACTACTACATTCTTTGAACCCGGATAGGTTTGACTAATAATATCAAATGAATAATCATACTTTCCTTCAAACTCTCCTATCACATAATCAAAACTATTATTAGCCCAATTAAACCCTAAACCCTTAAGTTCCGCTTTAGAATATAATTGTGTCATGAAATTCCAAAATTCTCCAATAGCATCAAATTGTTGATTGTTAGTACAATCAAATCGTATCAGTATACCATTAAATCTCATGTTACACCTCTTTCTTCGTTGAATATAACTATAATTCCTACAAAAAGAATCACTACGCAATGTTACCTAATGTCTCCGTATCTCCGTCCCTCTAAAGTGTACTTACAGTTTTTTTACTGAAAAATCCACCTTACAAAATGCCCATTCCACTCATAATCTCACTGACAAATTGGAATTTGTAATACTATTAATAATAGACTATTATTAATAGTCTATTATTACCTTTCTACACCCTTCGCAAACATATGCTGTGTGACTTATCTGCCATTCATTACAATCAACTAATACAATCCCATTATGTTTTTCAATTATATTATTGCTAACAATAAACTTTACTTTTTCCTCATCAGGCAACCAGAACAATCCCGCACCTGCTCTTGCACCTATCTTTCCAAATTTCATCTCGTTACCGCACATTGGACAATTCATGGTTATTCCTCCTGTGGATTTCTTTTTATATTTTTCCTTTTATCTTAAATCTTAGTAATCTCCTTCACAAATTTCTATTTTACCTACATGTTATAGGTATTATATGATTAAAAATCCATTTTCCTACTGTCTCGACGTGAATTGGATAACTTACTATATTTTCGATTTCAAGTATACTCCCTCTCATTTGTCCCCCTTTTATTCGATGTTTTTTAGAATATTTTTTCGCTACATTTATTTTGCTTTTTAGTCACATCTTGTATAATCTACTAAACAATCAATGCCAAATATCAAGAAAACTACGGCTACTTACAATGACCTTGCGACCCAAAAGAACAACCACGAAATGAGGGGGAATTACGTATAACATCTGTGATTCCATGCGCCCTCGAAGTATGAGAGGGTGTGCGTAGCGCACTGGAATCAACTTGTTATACGAAGCCCGACTGGTTTTCTTCATATTTCATCTGATACAAATTAAATCAAAGCTTCATTATAAATCCAGTCTTAATATCATCCCTAAATCCTGAACTTCTATAAAAATTAAGTGTTTCATCCTTCTTTGAACTTGTTAACACCATTACCTTATAACAATTATTATTCATTGCTACTTCTACTGCCTTTTTTATTACCTGCTTTCCAAATCCTTTGTTCCTATATTTCTTATGTGTAACTACATTCTCAATTAAGCCATAAGGTCTAGCACACCTTGTTAGGTTCTTAATAATTGTAATGTTACATGTTGCTATTAAGATGCCCTCTTTTTCTACAACTATATAATATAAATTAGGGTTATTATATATTGAATCCCATAATTTTTTCAGCTCCTCATTATCTTCCAGCTCTGGATCACTATTGTCAAAGTGCTTGTATAAATCTAACAAAGCTCTAAGTTCGTCATATCTAATGAATCTTATATTGTAATCAGCACTCATGATCTGCCTCCATTATCTTTTTATCCTACCTATTTCCTAATGTAGAGGGGGTGTTGCATAACGTCTCCGTACTCCAGACACCCGAGTATTTTGTTATATGGTGTTATG from Cellulosilyticum sp. I15G10I2 includes these protein-coding regions:
- a CDS encoding GNAT family N-acetyltransferase; its protein translation is MSADYNIRFIRYDELRALLDLYKHFDNSDPELEDNEELKKLWDSIYNNPNLYYIVVEKEGILIATCNITIIKNLTRCARPYGLIENVVTHKKYRNKGFGKQVIKKAVEVAMNNNCYKVMVLTSSKKDETLNFYRSSGFRDDIKTGFIMKL
- a CDS encoding PF20097 family protein; translation: MNCPMCGNEMKFGKIGARAGAGLFWLPDEEKVKFIVSNNIIEKHNGIVLVDCNEWQISHTAYVCEGCRKVIIDY
- a CDS encoding GNAT family N-acetyltransferase, with the protein product MEIRKVMEDKKQYIDLLLLADEQENMVDKYLERGEMFILDDGGIKAECVITKEADGIYELKNIAVMADYQRKGYGKRLIEFLFSYYPDCKTMLVGTGDTSDILSFYHKCGFTESHRIKNFFTDNYDHPIFENGKQLVDMIYLKWEYREDSL
- a CDS encoding GNAT family N-acetyltransferase, coding for MIKKGHILMNINFRRAVIEDIDKLIEVQNRSFHEDYIKYNECPSYNESKEDMFNYISNCIVYVIECSCEIVGDIIIRKIDEENYYLRVLCIVPEFHNLGIGQKAIEFIEKDNTKAKKWELITPFESVRNHYFYQKMGYIKVGEYKHSDILTMFKYAKEVE